One genomic segment of Tursiops truncatus isolate mTurTru1 chromosome 4, mTurTru1.mat.Y, whole genome shotgun sequence includes these proteins:
- the FTCD gene encoding formimidoyltransferase-cyclodeaminase isoform X1, with protein MSQLVECVPNFSEGKNQEVIDAISRAVVQTPGCVLLDVDAGPSTNRTVYTFVGRPEDVVEGALNAARVAHRLIDMGRHRGEHPRMGALDVCPFIPVRGVTMDECVLCAQAFGQRLAEELGVPVYLYGEAARTASRQSLPAIRAGEYEALPEKLKQAEWAPDFGPSSFVPSWGATVTGARKFLIAFNVNLLSTREQAHRIALDLREQGRGAGQPGRLRKVQGIGWYLDEKNLAQVSMNLLDFEVTGLHTVYEETCREAQELSLPVVGSQLVGLVPLKALLDVAAFYCEKENLFVLEEGQRLRLVVNRLGLDSLSPFNPKERIIEYLVPEVGPEQSLVDQPLRTFVREVGARSAAPGGGSVAAASAAMGAALASMAGLMTYGRRQFEHLDATVRRLVPPFHTALTELTAMVDADARAFEAYLKATKLPKNTPEDKDRRAAALQEGLRRAVAVPLALAETVTSLWPALQELALCANLACRSDLQVAVKALETGVFGAYFNVLINLKDVTDDAFKDQPPAGSQDPGGTGAGPAGGPAGVMAGRGTSLDSASP; from the exons ATGTCCCAGCTGGTAGAATGTGTCCCCAACTTCTCGGAGGGGAAGAACCAGGAG GTGATCGACGCCATCTCCCGAGCGGTGGTGCAGACCCCGGGCTGCGTGCTGCTGGACGTGGACGCTGGCCCCTCCACCAACCGCACCGTCTACACCTTCGTGGGGCGCCCCGAGGACGTGGTGGAGGGGGCCCTCAACGCCGCCCGGGTCGCCCACCGGCTCATCGACATGGGCAGGCACAGAG GGGAGCACCCTCGGATGGGCGCCCTGGACGTGTGCCCCTTCATCCCAGTGAGGGGCGTCACCATGGACGAATGCGTGCTCTGTGCTCAGGCCTTTGGCCAGCGGCTGGCAGAGGAGCTGGGTGTGCCAG TGTACCTCTACGGCGAGGCAGCACGGACGGCCAGCCGCCAGTCTCTGCCGGCCATCCGGGCCGGCGAGTACGAGGCCCTGCCTGAGAAG CTCAAGCAGGCTGAGTGGGCGCCCGACTTCGGCCCCAGCTCCTTCGTCCCCAGCTGGGGGGCCACTGTCACGGGGGCGCGGAAGTTCCTCATCGCGTTCAACGTCAACCTGCTCAGCACCAGGGAGCAAGCGCACCGCATCGCCCTCGACCTCCGGGAGCAGGGCCGCGGGGCGGGCCAG CCAGGACGCCTGAGAAAGGTGCAGGGCATCGGCTGGTACCTGGATGAGAAGAACCTGGCTCAGGTGTCTATGAACCTCCTGGACTTTGAGGTCACAGGGCTGCACACGGTCTACGAGGAGACCTGCAGAGAAGCCCAG GAGCTGAGCCTCCCGGTGGTGGGCTCGCAGCTGGTGGGCCTGGTGCCTCTGAAGGCCCTGCTGGACGTGGCCGCCTTCTACTGCGAGAAGGAGAACCTCTTCgtcctggaggaggggcagcGGCTccggctg GTGGTGAACCGGCTGGGCCTGGACTCCCTGTCCCCCTTCAACCCCAAGGAGCGGATCATCGA gTACCTGGTCCCCGAGGTCGGCCCAGAACAGAGCCTGGTTGACCAGCCCCTGCGCACCTTCGTCCGTGAGGTGGGCGCCCGCTCGGCAGCCCCAGGGGGCGGTTCCGTGGCCGCAGCCAGTGCAGCCATG GGTGCCGCGCTGGCCTCCATGGCCGGCCTCATGACCTACGGGCGGCGCCAGTTCGAACACCTGGACGCGACCGTGCGGCGCCTGGTCCCACCCTTCCACACGGCCTTGACTGAGCTGACCGCGATGGTGGACGCCGACGCCCGGGCCTTCGAGGCCTACCTG AAAGCAACGAAGCTGCCCAAGAACACACCTGAGGACAAGGACAG ACGCGCGGCTGCCCTGCAGGAGGGGCTGAGGCGGGCGGTGGCCGTGCCCCTGGCGCTGGCGGAGACGGTGACCTCGCTGTGGCCGGCGCTGCAGGAGCTGGCCCTGTGCGCGAACCTGGCTTGCCGGTCGGACCTGCAG GTGGCGGTGAAGGCCCTGGAGACGGGTGTGTTTGGCGCGTATTTCAATGTGCTCATCAACCTGAAGGATGTCACCGATGACGCGTTTAAGGACCAG CCTCCTGCAGGAAGCCAAGACCCAGGCGGCACTGGTGCTGGACCAGCTGGAGGCCCGGCGGGAGTGATGGCTGGGCGGGGAACCTCACTGGACTCTGCTTCCCCCTGA
- the FTCD gene encoding formimidoyltransferase-cyclodeaminase isoform X2, translating to MSQLVECVPNFSEGKNQEVIDAISRAVVQTPGCVLLDVDAGPSTNRTVYTFVGRPEDVVEGALNAARVAHRLIDMGRHRGEHPRMGALDVCPFIPVRGVTMDECVLCAQAFGQRLAEELGVPVYLYGEAARTASRQSLPAIRAGEYEALPEKLKQAEWAPDFGPSSFVPSWGATVTGARKFLIAFNVNLLSTREQAHRIALDLREQGRGAGQPGRLRKVQGIGWYLDEKNLAQVSMNLLDFEVTGLHTVYEETCREAQELSLPVVGSQLVGLVPLKALLDVAAFYCEKENLFVLEEGQRLRLVVNRLGLDSLSPFNPKERIIEYLVPEVGPEQSLVDQPLRTFVREVGARSAAPGGGSVAAASAAMGAALASMAGLMTYGRRQFEHLDATVRRLVPPFHTALTELTAMVDADARAFEAYLKATKLPKNTPEDKDRRAAALQEGLRRAVAVPLALAETVTSLWPALQELALCANLACRSDLQVAVKALETGVFGAYFNVLINLKDVTDDAFKDQVRQRISSLLQEAKTQAALVLDQLEARRE from the exons ATGTCCCAGCTGGTAGAATGTGTCCCCAACTTCTCGGAGGGGAAGAACCAGGAG GTGATCGACGCCATCTCCCGAGCGGTGGTGCAGACCCCGGGCTGCGTGCTGCTGGACGTGGACGCTGGCCCCTCCACCAACCGCACCGTCTACACCTTCGTGGGGCGCCCCGAGGACGTGGTGGAGGGGGCCCTCAACGCCGCCCGGGTCGCCCACCGGCTCATCGACATGGGCAGGCACAGAG GGGAGCACCCTCGGATGGGCGCCCTGGACGTGTGCCCCTTCATCCCAGTGAGGGGCGTCACCATGGACGAATGCGTGCTCTGTGCTCAGGCCTTTGGCCAGCGGCTGGCAGAGGAGCTGGGTGTGCCAG TGTACCTCTACGGCGAGGCAGCACGGACGGCCAGCCGCCAGTCTCTGCCGGCCATCCGGGCCGGCGAGTACGAGGCCCTGCCTGAGAAG CTCAAGCAGGCTGAGTGGGCGCCCGACTTCGGCCCCAGCTCCTTCGTCCCCAGCTGGGGGGCCACTGTCACGGGGGCGCGGAAGTTCCTCATCGCGTTCAACGTCAACCTGCTCAGCACCAGGGAGCAAGCGCACCGCATCGCCCTCGACCTCCGGGAGCAGGGCCGCGGGGCGGGCCAG CCAGGACGCCTGAGAAAGGTGCAGGGCATCGGCTGGTACCTGGATGAGAAGAACCTGGCTCAGGTGTCTATGAACCTCCTGGACTTTGAGGTCACAGGGCTGCACACGGTCTACGAGGAGACCTGCAGAGAAGCCCAG GAGCTGAGCCTCCCGGTGGTGGGCTCGCAGCTGGTGGGCCTGGTGCCTCTGAAGGCCCTGCTGGACGTGGCCGCCTTCTACTGCGAGAAGGAGAACCTCTTCgtcctggaggaggggcagcGGCTccggctg GTGGTGAACCGGCTGGGCCTGGACTCCCTGTCCCCCTTCAACCCCAAGGAGCGGATCATCGA gTACCTGGTCCCCGAGGTCGGCCCAGAACAGAGCCTGGTTGACCAGCCCCTGCGCACCTTCGTCCGTGAGGTGGGCGCCCGCTCGGCAGCCCCAGGGGGCGGTTCCGTGGCCGCAGCCAGTGCAGCCATG GGTGCCGCGCTGGCCTCCATGGCCGGCCTCATGACCTACGGGCGGCGCCAGTTCGAACACCTGGACGCGACCGTGCGGCGCCTGGTCCCACCCTTCCACACGGCCTTGACTGAGCTGACCGCGATGGTGGACGCCGACGCCCGGGCCTTCGAGGCCTACCTG AAAGCAACGAAGCTGCCCAAGAACACACCTGAGGACAAGGACAG ACGCGCGGCTGCCCTGCAGGAGGGGCTGAGGCGGGCGGTGGCCGTGCCCCTGGCGCTGGCGGAGACGGTGACCTCGCTGTGGCCGGCGCTGCAGGAGCTGGCCCTGTGCGCGAACCTGGCTTGCCGGTCGGACCTGCAG GTGGCGGTGAAGGCCCTGGAGACGGGTGTGTTTGGCGCGTATTTCAATGTGCTCATCAACCTGAAGGATGTCACCGATGACGCGTTTAAGGACCAG GTCCGCCAGCGCATCTCCAGCCTCCTGCAGGAAGCCAAGACCCAGGCGGCACTGGTGCTGGACCAGCTGGAGGCCCGGCGGGAGTGA